From the genome of Carnobacterium viridans:
TAAATTAGACGTTCGTACACCCGAAGTGTATACCGAGGAAGGTGTTCCAGTCGCAGTTGACGGAACCGTTATTATTAAAATCGGATCTACATCAGAAGACATCGCAACAGCTGCTGAACAATATCTTGGTAAATCAACAGAACAACTTGAAAGCGAAGCAAAAGAAGTCTTAGAAGGACATTTACGTTCAATTCTAGGTCGCATGACTGTTGAAGATATTTATCAAAACCGTGATAAATTCAACCAAAATGTTCAAGATGAAGCATCTGGTGATTTAGCTAAAATGGGACTAGTTATTTTATCTTTTACAGTAAAAGAAGTAACGGACAGAAACGGTTACCTAGATTCATTAGGCCAAGGACGTATTGCTGAAGTGAAACGAGATGCAGATATCAAAACAGCAAATGCAGATAAAGAAACACGTATTCAACGTGCACTAGCTGAGCAACTCTCTCAAGAATCTGAATTGCAACGACAAACAGAAATTGCCGAAGCTGAAAAAGTGAAAAGCCTTCGCATATCTGAATACGGAAGAGAACAAAATATCGCAAAAGCCGAAGCTGAAAGTGCATATGACTTAAAGAAAGCTGAATTAAAGAAAAAAGTTATCATCGAAGAAGGTAACGCTCAAATTATTGAACGTGAAAAACAAATCGAGTTGCAAGAAAAAGAAACCATTAAACAAGAACGCGAATACGACGCAACTGTCCGTAAGAAAGCTGATGCTGAACGTTACTCTGTTGAGCAACGCGCGGAAGCCGATAAAAATAAAGCTATTGCAGAATCTGAAGCGAGAGCCAAAGAAATTGAATTAAACGGTATGGCTCAAGCCGAAAGTATTCGTTTGATCGGTAAAGCTGAAGCAGATAGCAAGACAGCCTGGGCTGAAGCTTTGAAACAATATGGCGATGAAGCTATTGCAACCTTACTGATTGAAGCTTATCCTGCAATTATTCGTGCTGCTGCTGAACCATTGAGTAACATTGACAAAATTACAGTTGTCGACAGCGGAAACGGAAATGGTGCATCAGCTATTACCAAAACAGCCCTAAACACACTGGCCGCTTCTCAAGAAGCATTTAAAGACGCAACAGGCTTAGACATCAACAATTTAATCAGTTCATTTGCTGGAACAAAGAATGTGGGTCGTCAAATCAGCAATTTAAATGACACCCTCACTCAAACACCTGTCGTGGCTGAAGAACCAATTATCACAAACGACTCAAAATAATCATTTAACTATTTATCAATGCACGGCTAGGAGCTTTGTGACGGTTCGATTCCGCCTCGTGTATTATAATTAAATCAAAGAAGTTCCAAAAAAGCAGCTAATCAGGGCTCTATACTTTTTAGTGTTGATAGCTTAGTTAAATTAGTTACAGGATATTTCTGGCGGAATAGGGTTTGTTTGTAGTTTGCATTGAATTCAATGCGAATGACAAAGCGTTGGCACTTCAGTGTTCCATTTGCTTCATTAAATAGTTTCTTTTTTTCTACAAAGACATCTCTTTTTCAATTTCAATAAATGTGATATCGGATTTTTCTTGATAGTCTTCAAGATAAAATGGTTGAATAGTGTTATTATCGTGGCACTTGATAAAGTATGCTTTTTTTTGGGTATCCATTATCGATGTATATAACGTTTCATCTTTGTGACCTTTTTCAAGATCTACTACCGCTCCTGTTGGGATATCGGCTTGCGATAAGATACGAAACCCTTGTAAGATAGCAGCTTGACGTTCTAAATCTTTAGGTGTACTGGCTACAAAAAAAGCAGAACGTACAAAACGCGATGGAGGCGTAAAATCACCTGGAAGACCGACTGCTCCACTCCCTTCCCCAAACTTTGAAACTACAGTACCATTGAAGTCTCTGTTTTCAATATTTTCTGGTCTGATATTCAAGTAATTCTTCAAGTTGGTTTCATGCCAATGGAACTCGGGAGCATTCGTCAAAACACCATAAGGATTATCATAAGGAATTAAATGTCCATTTTTTGGCTCTAAAACAATTTTTCCGCCTTTAGAATCCATAAAGAAGAAGTGGTTGTTCGTTGCTTGCTGTCCCCCTTCTTCATACTTTTCCAGTAAAATAAGCTTTTCAGCTTCTTCTCTTACTTCAGCGACATTTTTACATCTACTCAGCAAATAATCAAAAGCTGTTGATGTAATGAGATTTATTTTTCCTTCTACAGCTTTTTTCGCAAAGGAAGCATTTCCAGGAAACAAGTTACTAGAACCCATCAGCCCCATCTCATTAATTCCATCTCCTAAAGAAGCAATGTTAAAAAAACCAGTTCCTATAGTTGCATATTTTGTAGAAAATTCTCTACCTTTTACTTTAAGAAATTCTTTATTGTCTTTTGGGATATAAAGAATTTTATTATCTAGTTTTACGCTAACTTCTAAAGTCCTTCCAAAAATTATTCCATCTTGATAAGAAAATCCAATTGTTGTACACATCGTGTTTGTCTCCTTTTTATTAAATAGTTGGTTAACCTCATTTTTGAAAATGCAAAAAAATTTTCCATTTTATGTTAGGGGGTAGATCAAAACTATTTTGTTAAGAGAAGTATTTCAATTTATCCTTAGAAAATTCTTCAAATGTGCGAGGCTTTCTACGAGTTAATTCATAAAAATGATTAGTCATTTCTTTAGCTGTCCCCATTCTTGTCATAAAATATAACGCTACTGTCACGTCAACATAAGCTTTGTCTAAACCTCTTTTTTTAATGTAATAATTTCTATATTTTAAATAGACAGGTTCAACCTGATTTCCAAATAGATCTCTTAGTTTCTAAATATTGGTACCTGCAGCTACTACTGGTTCATTAAGTTTCACTAATTCTCTTATTACATATCTTCCACCATTACCTGATGCACCGGTTACTAATACCTTCATCATTCTTACTCCTCACTTAATAGCTCATTGGCTTCTTGTAGCAATTGAATAAATAAACTGAATTTTTGATACCCCATTTTTTCTTCAAGAAAATCCATGGTTCCAAGGTATTCTTTAGCTGTAGATTCAAGCAGTTCATGGCCTTTATCAGTAATTTTTACCGTATAACTTCTTTTGTCTATTTCAGAGGGTACTTTAACTAAACAAGTTTTTTAATTAGTGTATTAACCATATCAGTAACAGAAGGTTTTGCTATTCCCAAGAAAGTACTTATCATAAGCGGTGTCACTTTATCTTCAGTTTTTTGCACATATATTAATGCACCCATCTCACTGGCTTTATAGGTATAGCCCTTTTTTTATTCATCTGGAGAAGGCAAAATCTTGAAACAACATCCCTACTATCCAATATACCTTCTTTCATAAATACACCTCAATATAGTTAGTCTGACTAACTATATCTTATCGAACACAAAAATTTTTGTCCATTCATGATGACCGAATTCCAAATAGTAAAGGTTACTCGAATCGATTTGATACTACGCCACAAGAAATTAATCGAGCTGAACGGTCTATTCAATTAGACTCTCAAAAGAAACAGAAGAATTAGTAAAAGTTTTTTCTGACTATGTAAATGAAGAAAAACTAAAAAAATTCAAAAATAGAGAACGGATTTATAACCTATCCTCTATTTTTGAACTATTTAAAATTTGAAAAATATTTTTTTAAGCCACTGCTATTATCTACTTTTCATTAACAAACCAATGGCTTGTTGGATACTCTCTTCTCCAGTACTTCCTTCTTCTATACTTTCCTGCACACATTCCACTAAATTTTCAGCAACAATCAAACTGATAGCACGATCAAGACTGGCACGCACAGCTGATAGTTGAGTAACTATAGCTGCACAATCTCTTCCTTCTTCAATCATATTTAGTACCCCATGAAGTTGGCCATCAGACCGTTTTAATCGATTCACAATTTTCACATTGTATTCCATTAAATCACTTCTCCTCTCCAAGCAGAAATACCGCCCATAACATTCGTTACTTTGTATCCTTCTTTTGCTAGCTGCTGACAAGCCATTGCAGAACGAGCTCCTGAGTGGCACATCACATAATAATCCTGTTCTTTATTTAACTTTTCTTTTCCATTTGATAAATCACTTAAAGGTACATGAACAGCACCATCTACATGTTTAGATTCCCATTCATCGATTTCTCGTACATCGACTAATGAAAGTGTTTCTTTTCTCCATTTTTGTTCAAACTCTGGCATTGATATTGAATGATACATTATTTTACCACCTTTTCTGATCTGACTGTTGAATAAAGAGCAAATGCTCCATCTAAATTTTTAGCCGTATATCCATTTTGTTTTAATATCCGTTCAGCGATATAGCTACGTAACCCACTGTGACAACTTACAATAATTGGTTGCTCTTTAGGTACTTCTAACAAGCGCTCACGTAACTGATCAAGAGGAATATTCATGGCCCCACTTAAGCGACCATTTTTTTCAAGTTCTCCTTCATTACGTACATCAAGCAATAAATAGCCTTCTCTTTGTTTCTCTTCTAGTTCATGCCACTGAATTGACTCGCTAATTCCTTCAATAATATTTAAAGCAGCATACCCCGCCATATTTACAGGATCTTTTGCGGATCCAAATGGTGGTGCATAAGTAAATTCTAATTCCGGCAAATCTTGAACAGTCATACCTGCTTTGATAGCCGTTGCAATGATATCGATGCGTTTGTCTACTCCATCTTCACCAATAGCTTGGGCACCATAAATTTTTCCATTTTCAGGATTAAACAGTACTTTTAATAAAATCGTACCAGCATTTGGATAGTACCCTGCATGGCTTTTTCCTTGAATATGAACAATTTCAAATGTTTCATTTGCTGATTTTAATTGTCTTTCATTTAATCCAGTGGATGCTGCTACTTGGTTAAATACACGAACAATTGCGGTACCAATACTACCTTTGTTTTTTCGAGACAATCCACTAATAACATCTGCAACTTGTCTGCCTTGACGATTAGCTGGAGCAGCTAAAGCAATCATCGTATCTTCCCCATTGATTTGTTGTTTCACTACGATAGCATCTCCAACAGCGTAAATATCTTTTTGACTTGTTTCATAGTTCTCATCTACTAATATACCACCACGTACACCAGTTTCAACACCCGCAGTTAAAGCCACAGTTGTTTCAGGCTTAACCCCTACTGACATTAATGTTATATCGCTTTCTAAGCGTTCCCCATTTTCAAGCACAACCACTTTTCCTTCTTCTTCAAAAGCTTCAGCAGCCAATCCTGTATATAATTTAACACCATTCGCCTTTAATTCTTTAGTGATGTAAGCAGCCATTTCTTCATCCAAAGGTGGCAAAACTTGTGGTGCTTTTTCAATAATTGTAACATCTAGTCCACGATGAACCAAACTTTCAGCCATCTCTAAACCGATAAATCCAGCTCCGATGACTACAGCTTTTTTAGGATGGTGAGTGTCCATGAAAGCAGTAATTCCATCTACATCCGGAACAGAACGCAATGTAAAAATGTTCTTAGCTTCTTCTAGCCCCTTAGCTGGTGGGGTAAACGCTTTAGCTCCAGGAGAAAGAATCAATTTATCATAAGTTAACGTATACTCTTCTTCAACTGTTCGAACAGTTACTTCTTTTAGAGAAGCATCTATGGATACTGCCTCACTATCAGGACGTACATCTAGTTCAAAACGTGCTCGCAAAGCT
Proteins encoded in this window:
- a CDS encoding linear amide C-N hydrolase, translating into MCTTIGFSYQDGIIFGRTLEVSVKLDNKILYIPKDNKEFLKVKGREFSTKYATIGTGFFNIASLGDGINEMGLMGSSNLFPGNASFAKKAVEGKINLITSTAFDYLLSRCKNVAEVREEAEKLILLEKYEEGGQQATNNHFFFMDSKGGKIVLEPKNGHLIPYDNPYGVLTNAPEFHWHETNLKNYLNIRPENIENRDFNGTVVSKFGEGSGAVGLPGDFTPPSRFVRSAFFVASTPKDLERQAAILQGFRILSQADIPTGAVVDLEKGHKDETLYTSIMDTQKKAYFIKCHDNNTIQPFYLEDYQEKSDITFIEIEKEMSL
- a CDS encoding flotillin family protein; this translates as MNSTLFATIGAIVIAVVLLVALVSRYRTASPAEALIISGTALGDKNVYVDPNTGNKMKIVSGGGTFVWPIIQSVHKLSLLSSKLDVRTPEVYTEEGVPVAVDGTVIIKIGSTSEDIATAAEQYLGKSTEQLESEAKEVLEGHLRSILGRMTVEDIYQNRDKFNQNVQDEASGDLAKMGLVILSFTVKEVTDRNGYLDSLGQGRIAEVKRDADIKTANADKETRIQRALAEQLSQESELQRQTEIAEAEKVKSLRISEYGREQNIAKAEAESAYDLKKAELKKKVIIEEGNAQIIEREKQIELQEKETIKQEREYDATVRKKADAERYSVEQRAEADKNKAIAESEARAKEIELNGMAQAESIRLIGKAEADSKTAWAEALKQYGDEAIATLLIEAYPAIIRAAAEPLSNIDKITVVDSGNGNGASAITKTALNTLAASQEAFKDATGLDINNLISSFAGTKNVGRQISNLNDTLTQTPVVAEEPIITNDSK
- a CDS encoding SDR family oxidoreductase, yielding MMKVLVTGASGNGGRYVIRELVKLNEPVVAAGTNI
- a CDS encoding metal-sensitive transcriptional regulator, whose amino-acid sequence is MEYNVKIVNRLKRSDGQLHGVLNMIEEGRDCAAIVTQLSAVRASLDRAISLIVAENLVECVQESIEEGSTGEESIQQAIGLLMKSR
- a CDS encoding FAD-dependent oxidoreductase, with the protein product MKIVIIGGVAGGMSAATRLRRLNENAEIIVLEKGPYVSFANCGLPYYVAGEIEERSSLLVQTPEALRARFELDVRPDSEAVSIDASLKEVTVRTVEEEYTLTYDKLILSPGAKAFTPPAKGLEEAKNIFTLRSVPDVDGITAFMDTHHPKKAVVIGAGFIGLEMAESLVHRGLDVTIIEKAPQVLPPLDEEMAAYITKELKANGVKLYTGLAAEAFEEEGKVVVLENGERLESDITLMSVGVKPETTVALTAGVETGVRGGILVDENYETSQKDIYAVGDAIVVKQQINGEDTMIALAAPANRQGRQVADVISGLSRKNKGSIGTAIVRVFNQVAASTGLNERQLKSANETFEIVHIQGKSHAGYYPNAGTILLKVLFNPENGKIYGAQAIGEDGVDKRIDIIATAIKAGMTVQDLPELEFTYAPPFGSAKDPVNMAGYAALNIIEGISESIQWHELEEKQREGYLLLDVRNEGELEKNGRLSGAMNIPLDQLRERLLEVPKEQPIIVSCHSGLRSYIAERILKQNGYTAKNLDGAFALYSTVRSEKVVK
- a CDS encoding rhodanese-like domain-containing protein; its protein translation is MYHSISMPEFEQKWRKETLSLVDVREIDEWESKHVDGAVHVPLSDLSNGKEKLNKEQDYYVMCHSGARSAMACQQLAKEGYKVTNVMGGISAWRGEVI